A window from Planococcus maritimus encodes these proteins:
- the rpmC gene encoding 50S ribosomal protein L29 encodes MKANEIRDLTTAEIEQKVKSLKEELFNLRFQLATGQLENTARIREVRKAIARMKTVIHERELSGNN; translated from the coding sequence ATGAAAGCTAATGAAATCCGTGACCTAACCACTGCTGAAATCGAACAAAAAGTGAAATCACTGAAAGAAGAGCTTTTCAACCTTCGCTTCCAATTGGCTACTGGTCAATTAGAAAACACTGCTCGCATCCGCGAAGTACGTAAAGCGATTGCCCGTATGAAAACTGTGATTCATGAAAGAGAACTCAGTGGCAACAACTGA